The genomic interval AACAATTAGGTTGTCCTGTAGTTGCAATTCAAGCACATAAAATGGTAGGTATTCCTTTACTCAAACAAGCGCTGCTGCAATTACCAAAAAACCTTATTCCTTGGTCACTTCCCTTGTCCAAACCCATACAAGAAACATTAATCGCATTGGAGCGCCAGTTAATTGATGAGGGTTATAGCCAGTCGCGTGCTTTTTATCACGCGCGTCGGATTGCAGAAGGAGACGTATTGCTCCTGGGCCAGGCGTTGTCTAAGAACTTAGCGTCATTGAATCCAGAGGAAGCTAATTTAGATATCTTATTAGCAGATGCTCGATATCAAAAAATACACGAAATTGTCACCCTTGTTCAGAAAAAACGCAGTGATGCCAGCGAGCATTTTACTGCAAAAGTCGATAGAATTGTATTGCATCGCTTTTGGGCGCTACCTATATTTTTTGCCATGATGTATTTAATGTTCTTATTTGCAATCAATATTGGAGGTGCATTTCAAGATTTTTTTGATATCAGTACAGATACTCTATTTGTACAGGGAAGCGCTTGGCTATTAGAACAAATCCATGCTCCGAATTGGTTAATTGCCTTATTAGCCAATGGGGTGGGCAAAGGAATTAATACAACACTAACATTTATTCCTGTCATTGCCGCAATGTTCTTCTTTTTGTCATTATTGGAAACGTCAGGATATATGGCAAGAGCAGCTTTTGTTGTTGATAAAGCGATGCGTGCTCTGGGGTTGCCGGGTAAATCTTTTGTGCCGATGATCGTGGGTTTTGGCTGCAACGTACCCGCCATTATGGCCGCACGTACATTAGATTCAGAACGTGATAGATTATTAACTGTAATGATGAGCCCATTTATGTCATGCAGTGCTCGCTTGGCCATTTATGCGGTATTTGTTGCTGCATTTTTCCCTTCAGGTGGTCAAAACATTGTCTTTTCTTTATATATTATCGGCATCTTAATGGCGGTCTTAACTGGATTCATATTGCGAAAATCCACGTTAAAAGGACATGCATCACCATTGATTTTGGAGTTACCTGCTTATCATAAACCTGCATTGAAACGGTTAATTAAAGAAACATTGATGCGGTTACGTTTTTTTGTGCTGCGGGCAGGAAAATTAATTCTACCTGTTTGTGTGCTTCTGGGAGGGTTAAATGCTATTACCATCGATGGGGGGATTAATTCAGGTGAGGCAAGCACCCAATCCTTGTTGTCTTTGATGGCACAATGGATTACACCTTTTTTTGCTCCTATGGGTATACATCAAGATAATTGGCCTGCAACAGTAGGATTGTTAACTGGAATGCTGGCCAAAGAGGTAGTAGTGGGTACCTTGAACTCGCTGTATGCTCAAGTAGGTCAGGTAGGTGAGATGGCTGCAGCACATTTTGATCTTTGGATAGGCATAAAAGCGGCTTTTTGGTCTATTCCAGAGAATTTATCACAATTAGGCTCTGCATTAGCAAACCCTGTCCTTGCAAGTGCGGCAGATAGTCCAGTATCTCAATCTGTATATGGAGTTATGGCTCAACGTTTTGATGGTCAAATCGGCGCCTTTGCTTATTTACTTTTTGTTCTTCTTTATATTCCTTGTGTGTCAACTATGGCAGTAATTAGGCAAGAAGCAAATAGAAAGTTAATGTGGGTTTCTGTAATTTGGTCTTTTGTTGTTGCTTATATGGCTGCAGTTTTATTTTATCAAACAGCGAAGTGGCTTCAGTCTTCAGGATTAAGTATTTCTTGGATTATTGGATTTTTGTTTGTTCTATTTCTTATTATCGTCATACCTATTTCTAAAAAGCGAAGTATGAGGAGGGCTAATGCTGCTGCAAATACGTGATTATATTCGACGAAAAGGTGTAGTAAGTACACAACAATTAATTAGAGAATTCCATTTGGACTTCCAGGCATTGCAACCGATGCTTAATCTATGGATCGGTAAAGGAGTGATACGTAGGTGTGAGGCAAAGGAGCAATGCAAAAGTTCTTGTTTTAAATGTCGTGCTCAAGAGCCTGAATATTATCAATATGTTTCGTAAATTTTTTCCACCGAGAAAAAAGATTGCTTTATGACGATTTTTACAGTTTTTTTACTTATGCGACTTTAACTTGCGTGCCCCTTGGCGAAATTTGAGCTAATATAGTCTTATAGCTTGATTTTTATGTGACAAATAAATGGCTGATAGCACTGATACTCCTGAAACTCCAACGATCGGCATCGATATTGGTATGCGTCGATTAGAAATGGAAGCTGACTTAAATGATCCTGTAGTTTTAGTTGAGCGCGTCTATCAAATTTGGTGGCATTGGGCTGATTTTCAGTTATATATTGTGTCTCCGTTTCTTGATAGTGTTACACCTCCTGTGATTATAAAGCCAGAGCTCATTCCGGGGACAGATGAATATGAATTCGTATATCCTATTCATGATTCTGGATCAAAACTAGCTACTTCTAAAAGTTCAGAAATGTATCATGCGGGCATGTCGATGCATAGACTCTATATGACTATAGAAAAAATGATTTACATTTTAGTTGAACGTTTGAAAAAAGAAGGTATTACCACTGATACGGAAGTTCAAGTATCTTTTGGAGGACATCTGCTGCCACAACGAAAGGCCTTTGAATCCATTATTAACTTGTCCTACAATGTGGTAGTTACTAACTTTGATCCTGGTGAGTGGGGGGAACGCTATTTACAAATTGTGAAACAAAATGCAGACAAATACGGATATCCTCCTGAGTCACCACGAGATACATACAAACAACCCCATACAAACCCGTCTCCTAAGAGATAAGAGTTCTTATTTTTCGCTTGCTGAGCGGATGTTGTACTACAAAATACAGGTTGTGATTTTAATACAACTAAACCACTATTTTTTTGTGACGCATATTCATCCTAGGCGTGTTTTTCTCTCTGGGCTGAAAAGTATCTTGCTCTGCAAAACGCTAATCCTGGCGCAACAGACACTAATAAAAATTGTCCAAAATACAGATACTGTTTACTTTTATTCAAATTCGATAGAGACTTAATCTTGCGTGATAAAAACAGAGTGCTATACTCGCATTTGTACTTTATTTAATAACTTTCTCTAAATTAAGGAAGAAACCTACAGTGAATAAAAAAAGACCGGTTAATCTAGATTTGGTGAGTTTGAAATACCCCCCAATGGCAATCGCTTCCATATTGCATCGGATTTCAGGGGTAGTTTTATTTTTATTGTTGCCCATTATGTTATTTATTCTGGGGCAATCAGTACAATCAGAAGAAACATTTCTTCACGTGAAAAATTTATTATCTCAATCATGTTATAAAATGGTGGTTTGGGCATTTGGTACGGCCATGATTTATCATCTGCTTGCAGGGATACGGCATCTTTTGATGGATATAGGATTTGGTGAGCACCTGAATGCCGGCCGGAATTCGGCTATTTTAGTCATTGCTCTTACCGTTATTTTGACAATTTTTCTAGGAATCTGGATATGGTAACTAATGTCACTAGCTTGACAGGTAATGGGTTAAAAGATTGGTTAATTCAACGAGTAACGGCGGTTTATTTTGCTGTGTACACTATTTTTATAATCGGTTTTTTATTATCACATCCTGGATTGAGTTTTGCTCAATGGCATGCTCTGTTTTCTAATATCGTGGTTCAGATCGCATCCATAATTGCTTTATTTGCTCTTTCTTTACATGCTTGGATAGGTCTTTGGACTGTAACTACAGATTATATGAAATGTACTGTTCTGCGTGTATCAGTACAAATGATAGTTGTTTTATGGCTCCTTAGTCAATTTATCTGGGGCTTAATGATCCTTTGGGGGCGGTAGCATGACAATTGCACGTAATGAATTTGATGCAGTAATTATAGGTGCAGGTGGGGCTGGAATGCGCGCTTCACTGCAAATGGCTAAATCGGGTTTAAAAGTTGCACTCTTATCAAAAGTATTTCCAACCCGCTCACATACTGTTTCAGCGCAAGGTGGCATTACCTGTGCATTAGGAAACGCACATGATGACGATTGGCGTTGGCACATGTATGATACGGTAAAGGGAGCCGATTATATTGGTGATCAGGATTCGATTGAATATCTCTGTAAAACAGGTCCTGAAGCTGTCTATGAGCTGGAGCATATGGGTTTGCCTTTCTCTCGCATGGATAATGGTAGAATTTATCAACGCCAATTTGGGGGGCAATCTAAAAACTTTGGTGGTGAACAAGCAGCACGCACATGCGCTGCGGCAGATAGAACAGGGCATGCTTTACTGCATACTCTTTATCAACAAAATCTAAAAGCAAAAGCGTCCATATTTAGCGAGTGGTATGCTCTTGATTTAGTCAAAAATGCTCATGGGCGTATTTCTGGTGTAACCGCAATGTGTATTGAAACAGGAGAAGTCGTCTTTTTTCAAGCACGAGTATGTATTTTGGCTACTGGTGGGGCTGGTCGTATTTATCAATCCACTACGAATGCATTTATTAATACAGGCGATGGATACGGTATGGCATTAAGAGCCGGCATTCCTTTACAAGACATGGAGATGTGGCAATTTCATCCTACGGGAATCGCTGGGGCAGGTGTTTTGGTCACTGAAGGGTGTCGCGGTGAAGGTGGTTATTTAATTAACAAAGATGGTGAACGTTTTATGGAGCGTTACGCTCCTCGAGTTAAAGATTTGGCTTCCCGAGATGTTGTAGCACGTTCTATGGCTTTAGAGATTCGAGCTGGGAAAGGATTTGATCCTAAGGGCATTGATCATGTTAAATTAAAATTAGATCATTTAGGCGCGGATCTTATTAAGTCTCGCTTGCCCGGAATTCGTGAATTATCGATGAAGTTTGCGGGTATCGATCCGATTGTTGAGCCTATTCCTGTCGTACCTACTTGTCATTATAGTATGGGTGGTATCCCTACCAACATGTATGGACAAGTTATTACCAAAACCAAAGGTAAAGAACATGTAGTCGAAGGTTTGTACGCAGTAGGGGAGTGTGCTTGTGTGTCAGTACATGGAGCGAATCGTCTTGGTGGTAATTCCTTACTTGATTTGGTTGTATTTGGACGAGCAGCGGGCTTACATGTTGAAGAATTATGGCAATCAAATCACTTACCTGATGTGGCCTATATTAGTGATGATGATCTGGCCCCGTCTTTAGAACGATATAACCGGTGGAACAATTCAAAAGAGGGTGAAAGTCCTGCAGTAATACATGATGAGATGCAACGTGTGATGCAAGAGGATTTTGGTGTGTTCCGTACAGGCGATGTTATGGCTTCTGGATTAAAACGCCTTCAAGCTTTACGTGAGCGTTTAGCACATGCCAAATTAGCGGATAAAAGCAAAGTATTTAATACGGAACGAGTAAGTGCGTTGGAATTGGATAATTTAATGGCAACTGCATATGCTACGGCACACTCTGCTATGGTACGCACTGAGAGTCGGGGGGCACATAGTCGAGAAGATTATCCAAGTAGAGATGATAAAAACTGGATTAAACATACACTTTATTTTGAGGAAGGTGAGACGATTGATTTTCGACCAGTTAATGCATCACCTAAGCATGTCGAGCCTTTTATGCCCAAAGAACGTGTTTATTAAAGAGGATACATTACATGGCAGATAGTAGAAAATTGACCCTATCAATATATCGCTATAATCCAGAGGTGGATGCTAAGCCATATATGAAAGATTATGAGCTGGACATTCCAGCCAAAAGTGATCCTATGTTACTTACTTTGCTCGAGCGTTTGAAGGCAGAACAGGATCCTTCCATTACGTACAGACGCTCTTGTCGTGAAGGGGTATGTGGTTCTGATGGCATGAACATTAATGGAACTAATGGCTTAGCATGTATTACTCATATCTCTCAATTACAGACAGATAAAGTAGTGATTCGTCCTTTACCAGGGTTTCCAGTGATTAGAGACTTAGCTGTTGATATGTCCCAATTTTATCAACAATATGAACGAATAGAACCCTATTTACAAAATGACGAAGTTGCTCCCGCACGAGAACGATTACAGTCTCCAGAGGAACGAGCACAACTTGATGGGTTATATGAGTGTATTCTATGTGCATGCTGTACGAGTTCATGCCCTTCATTTTGGTGGAATCCGGAAAAATT from Legionella sainthelensi carries:
- a CDS encoding succinate dehydrogenase iron-sulfur subunit, translated to MADSRKLTLSIYRYNPEVDAKPYMKDYELDIPAKSDPMLLTLLERLKAEQDPSITYRRSCREGVCGSDGMNINGTNGLACITHISQLQTDKVVIRPLPGFPVIRDLAVDMSQFYQQYERIEPYLQNDEVAPARERLQSPEERAQLDGLYECILCACCTSSCPSFWWNPEKFVGPAGLLQAKRFLADSRDKATTHRLDKLQDPFSVFRCRTVMNCTNVCPKGLNPSKAIGEIRIQMLKQET
- the sdhD gene encoding succinate dehydrogenase, hydrophobic membrane anchor protein, with the protein product MVTNVTSLTGNGLKDWLIQRVTAVYFAVYTIFIIGFLLSHPGLSFAQWHALFSNIVVQIASIIALFALSLHAWIGLWTVTTDYMKCTVLRVSVQMIVVLWLLSQFIWGLMILWGR
- a CDS encoding FeoC-like transcriptional regulator — translated: MLLQIRDYIRRKGVVSTQQLIREFHLDFQALQPMLNLWIGKGVIRRCEAKEQCKSSCFKCRAQEPEYYQYVS
- the sdhC gene encoding succinate dehydrogenase, cytochrome b556 subunit, translated to MNKKRPVNLDLVSLKYPPMAIASILHRISGVVLFLLLPIMLFILGQSVQSEETFLHVKNLLSQSCYKMVVWAFGTAMIYHLLAGIRHLLMDIGFGEHLNAGRNSAILVIALTVILTIFLGIWIW
- the sdhA gene encoding succinate dehydrogenase flavoprotein subunit — its product is MTIARNEFDAVIIGAGGAGMRASLQMAKSGLKVALLSKVFPTRSHTVSAQGGITCALGNAHDDDWRWHMYDTVKGADYIGDQDSIEYLCKTGPEAVYELEHMGLPFSRMDNGRIYQRQFGGQSKNFGGEQAARTCAAADRTGHALLHTLYQQNLKAKASIFSEWYALDLVKNAHGRISGVTAMCIETGEVVFFQARVCILATGGAGRIYQSTTNAFINTGDGYGMALRAGIPLQDMEMWQFHPTGIAGAGVLVTEGCRGEGGYLINKDGERFMERYAPRVKDLASRDVVARSMALEIRAGKGFDPKGIDHVKLKLDHLGADLIKSRLPGIRELSMKFAGIDPIVEPIPVVPTCHYSMGGIPTNMYGQVITKTKGKEHVVEGLYAVGECACVSVHGANRLGGNSLLDLVVFGRAAGLHVEELWQSNHLPDVAYISDDDLAPSLERYNRWNNSKEGESPAVIHDEMQRVMQEDFGVFRTGDVMASGLKRLQALRERLAHAKLADKSKVFNTERVSALELDNLMATAYATAHSAMVRTESRGAHSREDYPSRDDKNWIKHTLYFEEGETIDFRPVNASPKHVEPFMPKERVY
- the feoB gene encoding Fe(2+) transporter permease subunit FeoB, with the translated sequence MTHVLLVGNPNCGKTTLFNALTGDSQRIGNWPGVTVEKKTGEFLLDGQRISITDLPGVYSLVANADGVSQDERIAAQAVVSMQADCIINVIDACHLERHLYLTSQILELGTPVILALNMMDIALQRGITIDINALSQQLGCPVVAIQAHKMVGIPLLKQALLQLPKNLIPWSLPLSKPIQETLIALERQLIDEGYSQSRAFYHARRIAEGDVLLLGQALSKNLASLNPEEANLDILLADARYQKIHEIVTLVQKKRSDASEHFTAKVDRIVLHRFWALPIFFAMMYLMFLFAINIGGAFQDFFDISTDTLFVQGSAWLLEQIHAPNWLIALLANGVGKGINTTLTFIPVIAAMFFFLSLLETSGYMARAAFVVDKAMRALGLPGKSFVPMIVGFGCNVPAIMAARTLDSERDRLLTVMMSPFMSCSARLAIYAVFVAAFFPSGGQNIVFSLYIIGILMAVLTGFILRKSTLKGHASPLILELPAYHKPALKRLIKETLMRLRFFVLRAGKLILPVCVLLGGLNAITIDGGINSGEASTQSLLSLMAQWITPFFAPMGIHQDNWPATVGLLTGMLAKEVVVGTLNSLYAQVGQVGEMAAAHFDLWIGIKAAFWSIPENLSQLGSALANPVLASAADSPVSQSVYGVMAQRFDGQIGAFAYLLFVLLYIPCVSTMAVIRQEANRKLMWVSVIWSFVVAYMAAVLFYQTAKWLQSSGLSISWIIGFLFVLFLIIVIPISKKRSMRRANAAANT